A window of the Hippoglossus stenolepis isolate QCI-W04-F060 chromosome 8, HSTE1.2, whole genome shotgun sequence genome harbors these coding sequences:
- the pomgnt2 gene encoding protein O-linked-mannose beta-1,4-N-acetylglucosaminyltransferase 2: protein MRASVTGCRMSVGALLNGLLVSVVAALLWKYSKLSEHAALLEEELHMTRQSQELSQAHIDYHVALQALQEHGTHMVCTGKMHTDRICRFDYLCYCSEAEEFVFFHSNSSVMLPNLGSRRFQPALLDLSSVEDHNTQYFNFLELPAAALKFMPKPVFVPDVTLILNRFNPDNLMHVFHDDLLPAFYTMKQYSDLDDEARLVFMEGWGEGPHFDLYRLLSGKQPLLKEQLRNFGKLMCFTKSYVGLSKMTTWYQYGFVQPQGPKANILVSGNEVRQFARALMEKMNITRVEEVEKDGGSTEEEKEKEKKDDYIVVFSRSTTRLILNEAELIMALAQEFQMRVVTVSLEEQSFPSIIQVISGASMLVSMHGAQLITSLFLPRGAAVVELFPFAVNPEQYTPYKTLASLPGMDLHYISWRNTKEENTITHPDRPWEQGGIAHLEKEEKERILASKDVPRHLCCRNPEWLFRIYQDTLVDIPSFLEVLNEGRKTKPSLKKSKPASTVHPGRVREPHCQTTVQTTNEAKLTVSWQIPWNLKYLKVREVKYEVWIQEQGENTYMPYILPQHNYTFSENIKPFTTYLVWVRCIFNKNLLGPFADVLMCRT from the coding sequence atgcgGGCTTCGGTGACAGGCTGCAGGATGAGCGTGGGTGCGCTACTTAACGGGCTGCTGGTCTCAGTGGTCGCAGCTCTGCTTTGGAAGTATTCCAAGCTGAGTGAACATGCTGCCCTCCTGGAGGAAGAATTGCACATGACGCGACAGTCCCAGGAGCTATCGCAAGCCCACATCGATTACCATGTTGCCCTGCAGGCTCTTCAGGAGCATGGCACACACATGGTCTGCACTGGCAAGATGCACACTGACCGCATTTGCCGCTTTGACTACCTCTGCTACTGCTCCGAGGCAGAGGAGTTTGTATTCTTCCACTCCAATTCCTCTGTCATGTTGCCTAACCTAGGATCTAGACGGTTCCAGCCTGCCCTGCTGGACCTGTCATCAGTAGAGGATCACAACACCCAATACTTCAACTTTTTAGAGctccctgctgcagctttaaagttcATGCCCAAACCGGTGTTTGTACCAGATGTGACATTGATCCTAAACAGGTTTAATCCTGATAACCTTATGCATGTATTCCACGATGACCTGCTCCCTGCTTTCTATACCATGAAACAGTATTCAGACTTAGACGATGAGGCTCGTCTGGTGTTCATGGAGGGCTGGGGTGAAGGTCCACACTTTGACCTCTACCGACTTCTTAGCGGCAAGCAGCCACTACTCAAAGAACAGCTCAGAAACTTTGGCAAGCTAATGTGTTTTACCAAATCTTATGTGGGCTTGTCCAAGATGACCACTTGGTACCAATATGGGTTTGTGCAGCCGCAGGGTCCTAAAGCCAACATTTTGGTGTCAGGAAACGAGGTTCGGCAGTTTGCTAGGGCcctgatggagaaaatgaaCATCACCAGAGTGGAGGAGgtagaaaaagatggaggtagtacagaagaagaaaaggaaaaagagaagaaggatgACTACATTGTTGTGTTCAGCCGATCAACAACAAGGCTGATACTTAATGAAGCAGAGCTAATTATGGCACTGGCCCAGGAGTTCCAAATGAGAGTAGTCACAGTATCCCTGGAGGAACAGTCATTTCCTAGTATAATCCAGGTGATTAGTGGTGCTTCCATGTTAGTCAGCATGCATGGAGCTCAGCTTATTACCTCACTGTTCCTccccagaggagctgctgtggtGGAACTGTTCCCCTTTGCTGTGAACCCAGAGCAGTACACACCTTATAAAACCCTTGCCTCCCTTCCAGGCATGGACCTTCATTATATCTCCTGGAGGAACACCAAGGAGGAAAACACCATCACCCACCCTGACAGACCCTGGGAGCAAGGAGGTATTGCTCACttagaaaaagaggagaaggagcgaATATTGGCCAGTAAGGATGTTCCCAGGCACCTGTGCTGTCGCAACCCAGAGTGGCTTTTCCGGATCTACCAGGACACTTTGGTGGACATCCCTTCCTTTCTGGAAGTCCTCAATGAAGGCAGGAAGACCAAGCCCAGCTTGAAGAAGTCAAAGCCGGCCAGCACAGTCCACCCAGGCCGAGTCAGAGAACCCCATTGTCAGACCACAGTACAAACCACTAATGAGGCTAAACTCACAGTATCCTGGCAGATCCCATGGAATCTAAAATACCTGAAGGTAAGAGAGGTTAAGTACGAGGTGTGGATCCAGGAGCAAGGAGAGAACACCTACATGCCTTACATCCTTCCCCAGCACAACTACACTTTTTCAGAGAACATTAAGCCTTTCACTACCTACCTGGTGTGGGTCAGATGCATCTTCAACAAGAACCTCCTGGGCCCATTTGCAGATGTTCTTATGTGTAGGACCTAA